The following proteins come from a genomic window of Candidatus Binataceae bacterium:
- a CDS encoding HAD family hydrolase — MLQREFKAIFFDLDGTLVDIHGPLYIAVRRALDDLGHTPPLSREHYRQAIERDDFFLGVPEEKQSEYTKLAFAYFLAEIDRTERLEVLPHVHETLAELKRRDYATAVITSRPGDARRLVEKLAMVGLAPYFDQVITQSGSSMAILDKTQSLRQAALRAATVPRACMYVGDEPRDVMAATNAGYGAAIAVATGPASYRQLTSHPRYRPDYVLRSMDELIGLLDRLRDGGAGAGDPGEQ; from the coding sequence GTGTTGCAGCGCGAGTTCAAGGCGATCTTCTTCGATCTCGACGGCACACTGGTCGATATCCACGGCCCGCTCTATATCGCGGTGCGCCGCGCGCTCGACGATCTCGGGCATACTCCGCCGCTCAGTCGCGAGCACTATCGCCAGGCGATCGAGCGCGACGATTTTTTCCTCGGCGTACCGGAAGAAAAGCAGTCCGAATACACCAAGCTTGCTTTCGCCTATTTTCTTGCCGAGATCGATCGCACCGAGCGGCTGGAAGTCCTACCGCACGTGCACGAGACGCTGGCCGAGCTCAAGCGGCGCGACTACGCGACCGCGGTCATCACCTCGCGCCCGGGCGACGCGCGCCGGCTGGTCGAGAAACTTGCGATGGTCGGGCTGGCGCCGTATTTCGACCAGGTGATCACGCAAAGCGGCTCGTCGATGGCTATCCTCGACAAAACGCAGAGCCTCAGGCAGGCAGCCTTGCGCGCCGCCACCGTGCCGCGCGCGTGCATGTACGTCGGCGACGAGCCGCGCGACGTGATGGCCGCGACGAACGCGGGCTACGGCGCGGCGATTGCCGTCGCCACCGGCCCTGCCAGCTACCGGCAATTGACCAGCCATCCGCGCTACCGGCCCGATTACGTCCTGCGCTCGATGGACGAGCTGATCGGACTGCTGGATCGGCTGCGGGACGGCGGTGCAGGAGCCGGTGACCCCGGAGAGCAGTGA
- a CDS encoding transglycosylase SLT domain-containing protein — protein sequence MSFWPRLGVVVIMAVALAAAAAVSARAFALGPARAGRAFANSPRALLAQFGSLTVVPIDPEKAFVEGYRAYRGHDYLKAIERMTLAASKVPTLADYALYYLGAAQRDSGDKQAAAITFGRLRDSYPQSVFAADAALEYARIELDLGHFAAARQAAAALVARNPGAGVEQQARMVEAQATLAAGDAGAAYVQLQALREKFPRGAVDAAARALAYSIIASHPVIVNTHSFDYHRGEAALLLREGQAAMALKQIQAALRLEPTAPVRAELTWMEAHALRARPEHEAQALRAYLKLAPGGPRAAQALYRLGHLEWRRGDTEAARTMFSRLARSFPGSTLAPDAMFDIGRTREDDGDWDLARAAYLRLARIYPHSSSAAEGRFRAPFALYMSGRFAEAAAEFAAMRPHAESAADRDMFSYWHARALERAGRADEARQIYARLAQGAATNYYPALAARRLAAAPAPPTVPDQADPAALEVPQSFGPAQFHLGRLATLRRLGLIELEPPELRALAAQGLGDPRVRLFVLLEFQRTGAWYDAIETATRLEKYGGLDPALGERLRYPRAYWGLIAPAAERASLDPCLVLALVRQESLFNPQARSVSDARGLMQLMAATAARVGPSAGVVPASLDLYDPALSVRIGTTYLKDLFEMFGGDPFRAVAAYNAGEHAVQGWNAKFPGDDDQWVENIGYRETREYVKKVIGGLREYQILYPSNASSPAQRPQRPA from the coding sequence ATGAGTTTCTGGCCGCGCCTTGGGGTGGTGGTGATCATGGCGGTGGCGTTGGCCGCAGCGGCGGCTGTTTCCGCGCGGGCGTTTGCGCTCGGGCCGGCGAGAGCTGGTCGCGCGTTTGCCAATTCTCCACGCGCGCTGCTGGCTCAGTTTGGATCTCTCACCGTCGTTCCGATCGATCCGGAGAAGGCGTTCGTCGAAGGCTACCGGGCCTATCGCGGGCATGACTATTTGAAGGCGATCGAGCGGATGACGCTCGCGGCGAGCAAGGTTCCGACGCTTGCTGACTACGCGCTCTACTATCTTGGTGCGGCGCAGCGCGACAGCGGCGACAAGCAAGCGGCGGCGATCACTTTCGGCCGCCTGCGCGACAGCTATCCGCAAAGCGTGTTCGCCGCGGACGCGGCGCTCGAATACGCACGGATTGAACTCGACCTCGGCCATTTCGCCGCGGCGCGGCAGGCCGCGGCCGCTCTTGTTGCCCGCAATCCCGGCGCAGGTGTCGAACAGCAGGCGCGGATGGTCGAAGCGCAGGCGACGCTCGCCGCGGGCGACGCCGGCGCGGCCTATGTCCAGTTGCAGGCGTTGCGCGAGAAATTTCCGCGGGGCGCGGTCGATGCCGCCGCCCGTGCGCTTGCCTATTCGATCATCGCGAGCCATCCGGTCATCGTGAACACACATTCGTTCGACTACCACCGGGGCGAGGCGGCGCTGCTCCTGCGCGAGGGGCAGGCCGCGATGGCGCTTAAGCAAATCCAAGCCGCACTCCGGCTTGAGCCGACGGCGCCCGTGCGCGCGGAACTCACCTGGATGGAGGCGCATGCTCTCAGGGCCCGTCCCGAGCACGAGGCGCAGGCTCTGCGCGCCTATCTGAAGCTTGCACCGGGCGGGCCACGGGCCGCGCAGGCGCTCTATCGGCTGGGGCATCTGGAGTGGCGACGCGGCGACACCGAGGCGGCGCGCACGATGTTTTCGCGCTTGGCGCGCAGCTTCCCGGGCTCGACGCTGGCGCCCGACGCGATGTTCGATATCGGGCGCACGCGCGAGGACGACGGCGACTGGGATCTTGCGCGCGCCGCCTATCTGCGTCTGGCCCGCATCTATCCGCATAGCTCCTCTGCCGCGGAGGGCCGCTTCCGTGCGCCCTTCGCGCTGTACATGAGCGGGCGGTTCGCCGAGGCGGCGGCGGAGTTCGCCGCGATGAGGCCGCACGCCGAGAGCGCTGCCGACCGCGACATGTTTTCCTACTGGCACGCGCGCGCGCTGGAGCGGGCGGGCCGCGCCGACGAGGCGCGTCAGATCTATGCTCGCCTCGCGCAGGGCGCCGCCACCAACTACTACCCGGCGCTCGCGGCGCGCCGGCTCGCCGCCGCGCCTGCCCCGCCAACGGTGCCGGACCAGGCGGATCCCGCGGCGTTGGAAGTGCCTCAGAGTTTCGGGCCCGCGCAATTCCATCTGGGGCGGCTGGCGACGTTGCGCCGCCTGGGCTTGATCGAGCTGGAGCCGCCCGAGCTGCGGGCACTGGCCGCGCAAGGCCTTGGCGATCCGCGTGTGCGCCTGTTCGTATTGTTGGAGTTCCAGCGCACCGGCGCGTGGTACGACGCGATCGAGACCGCGACCCGGCTGGAGAAGTACGGCGGCCTCGACCCGGCGCTGGGCGAGCGTCTGCGTTACCCGCGCGCCTACTGGGGGCTGATCGCGCCGGCCGCCGAGCGCGCCTCGCTCGACCCCTGTCTGGTGCTCGCGCTGGTACGCCAGGAAAGCCTCTTCAATCCGCAGGCGCGCTCGGTGAGCGACGCGCGCGGCCTGATGCAGTTGATGGCGGCGACCGCCGCACGGGTCGGGCCGTCGGCAGGGGTTGTGCCGGCCTCGCTCGACCTCTACGACCCGGCGCTGAGCGTCCGGATCGGGACCACTTATCTCAAGGACCTGTTCGAGATGTTTGGGGGGGATCCTTTCAGGGCGGTTGCGGCCTACAATGCGGGCGAGCACGCGGTCCAGGGCTGGAACGCGAAATTTCCCGGCGACGACGACCAATGGGTCGAGAATATCGGCTACCGCGAGACGCGCGAGTACGTGAAGAAAGTGATCGGCGGCCTGCGCGAGTACCAGATACTCTATCCCTCCAACGCTTCATCCCCGGCGCAGCGTCCTCAGCGGCCAGCGTAG
- a CDS encoding tetratricopeptide repeat protein translates to MPRAKFAAGALAVALAMGAAGCLQEAIEANQRQLDQQRAELDKLKEEVAALKAAQPPAYPTTMPPPGSCDADVMREASRRGGERFAANDFSRALGYYQDAVTACPSNAQAQLNLARAYEALGQRAQAIDHYRLASQSTAAADSDAAGQAREALARLGAH, encoded by the coding sequence ATGCCAAGGGCAAAGTTTGCGGCGGGCGCGCTGGCGGTCGCGCTGGCGATGGGCGCGGCGGGATGCCTGCAAGAGGCGATCGAGGCCAACCAGCGTCAGCTCGATCAGCAAAGGGCCGAGCTGGACAAGCTCAAGGAGGAGGTCGCCGCGCTCAAGGCGGCGCAGCCGCCCGCCTATCCAACCACGATGCCGCCGCCGGGCTCGTGCGACGCCGACGTGATGCGCGAGGCGAGTCGGCGCGGCGGCGAGCGCTTTGCGGCCAACGACTTCAGCCGCGCCCTCGGCTACTACCAGGACGCGGTCACCGCCTGCCCGTCGAACGCGCAGGCTCAGCTCAACCTGGCGCGTGCATACGAGGCGCTGGGCCAGCGCGCGCAGGCGATCGACCATTACAGGCTCGCCAGCCAATCCACTGCCGCTGCCGACAGCGACGCCGCCGGCCAGGCGCGCGAGGCGCTAGCGCGGCTCGGCGCGCACTAG
- the menA gene encoding 1,4-dihydroxy-2-naphthoate octaprenyltransferase produces MSEAGATIGGSAGARPSVFAVWAQASRIWTLAMPAVGVLVGTLTATYYGFGLSLGRFILADLGAVALQAATNMINDYYDYVQGTDSFDVLSQERIGPGLAIQQGLVTPDQLWWGGILALAFGSALGLVLVYLCGWVILLIGVLSVAAAYFYTAPPVSLAYRGLGDLAVFLFMGPGFVLGGYYVQALSFSAGVIAPAIAIGCLSSGVLQVNNIRDIDNDTAHGKRTFASIIGRPSAIAELIGTDALAFAAIVAGVLARTLPWPALAVLLTVPRAVRQINLVRSAVDWRNMNDALNLTAQLHMEFGLILSAALLLGSMW; encoded by the coding sequence ATGAGCGAAGCAGGAGCGACGATAGGCGGAAGCGCGGGCGCGCGGCCGAGCGTGTTCGCGGTATGGGCGCAGGCGAGCCGAATCTGGACGCTCGCGATGCCCGCGGTTGGAGTGCTGGTCGGCACGCTGACCGCGACCTACTACGGATTCGGCCTGTCGCTGGGGCGGTTTATCCTGGCCGACCTCGGCGCGGTCGCGTTGCAGGCCGCGACCAACATGATCAACGACTACTACGACTACGTGCAGGGGACCGACTCCTTCGACGTCCTCTCGCAGGAGCGCATCGGGCCCGGGCTGGCGATCCAGCAGGGGTTGGTGACGCCCGACCAGTTATGGTGGGGCGGAATCCTCGCCCTCGCCTTCGGCTCGGCGCTGGGGCTCGTCCTGGTTTACCTGTGCGGATGGGTGATCCTGCTGATCGGCGTGCTAAGCGTCGCGGCCGCCTACTTCTACACTGCGCCGCCGGTCTCGCTCGCCTATCGGGGGCTTGGCGACCTCGCAGTGTTTCTCTTCATGGGGCCGGGCTTCGTGCTTGGCGGCTACTACGTGCAGGCGCTGAGCTTTTCGGCCGGTGTCATCGCGCCGGCGATCGCGATCGGATGCCTCTCCTCTGGCGTGCTCCAGGTCAACAATATTCGTGATATCGACAACGACACCGCGCACGGCAAGCGCACCTTCGCCTCGATTATCGGGCGTCCCTCGGCGATCGCCGAGCTGATCGGAACCGACGCGCTCGCGTTCGCCGCGATAGTCGCCGGCGTGCTGGCCCGCACGCTGCCATGGCCGGCGCTCGCGGTGCTGCTGACGGTCCCGCGCGCAGTTAGGCAGATCAACCTGGTGCGCAGCGCGGTTGACTGGCGCAACATGAACGACGCGCTCAACCTGACCGCGCAGCTGCACATGGAATTCGGGCTGATCTTGAGCGCTGCGCTGCTGCTCGGCTCGATGTGGTGA
- a CDS encoding alpha/beta hydrolase has product MHNEQAAIAAVAKPTSRFAEINGIRLHYLDWGGAARRTVVLAHGGSAHAHWWDHVAPGLTHLGRVLALDFRGHGLSAWVDPPDYGPAAYLKDLVGFLEFLGTPVVLVGHSMGGELAQRVAVYHPQLLAALVIVDSAHGGPPMMTRLMWRWKRRKQGGPRPELDSAEALIARFRLSPPGHTLSRQALAELALKGAEQLPNGKWAFRFDPRTRVWRRQRGDFAKPRLGAITAPTLLLRGEHSALVSARTARRMHRGIRGSVLRTIPHAHHHVPLDNPAATVAAISEFVISLDARH; this is encoded by the coding sequence ATGCACAACGAGCAAGCGGCTATCGCCGCCGTGGCGAAGCCGACGAGCAGGTTCGCTGAAATCAACGGAATCAGACTGCATTACCTGGACTGGGGTGGCGCCGCGCGCAGAACCGTCGTGCTCGCCCACGGGGGCTCGGCGCACGCGCACTGGTGGGATCATGTGGCGCCCGGTCTGACGCACCTGGGCCGCGTGCTCGCGCTGGACTTTCGCGGCCACGGCCTCAGCGCGTGGGTCGATCCGCCCGACTACGGGCCGGCGGCGTATCTCAAGGACCTCGTCGGCTTCCTCGAATTTCTCGGCACGCCGGTGGTGCTGGTGGGCCATTCGATGGGCGGCGAATTGGCGCAGCGCGTGGCCGTGTATCATCCGCAGCTGCTCGCGGCGCTGGTGATCGTGGATTCGGCCCACGGCGGACCGCCGATGATGACGCGGCTGATGTGGCGATGGAAGCGGCGCAAGCAGGGCGGCCCGCGCCCGGAACTCGACAGCGCCGAGGCGCTGATCGCACGCTTTCGGCTGTCGCCGCCCGGCCACACGCTCAGCCGCCAGGCGCTGGCGGAGCTCGCGCTCAAGGGCGCCGAGCAACTACCCAACGGCAAGTGGGCGTTCCGCTTCGATCCCAGGACGCGGGTATGGCGCCGGCAGCGCGGCGACTTCGCCAAGCCGCGGCTCGGCGCAATAACGGCACCGACGCTGCTGTTGCGCGGCGAGCACAGCGCGCTGGTTTCGGCGCGGACGGCGCGCCGGATGCATCGCGGGATCCGCGGCTCGGTTCTGCGCACGATCCCCCATGCGCACCATCACGTGCCGCTCGACAATCCCGCCGCGACCGTCGCCGCGATCTCGGAATTCGTAATCTCGCTCGACGCCCGGCACTGA
- a CDS encoding NDP-sugar synthase, translating into MKALVLSAGKGERLMPLTATVPKPIVEVGGRPLIHYPLRMLAQAGVCEVAINVHHLAAAVETALGRGDALGLRITYAPETALLGTGGPLVGLRAFFGSETFAVLNCDTIIDLDLRALADFHRERGGLATMVLREPDNPDAYSKIEINSEARIRRMRLLRGHAPADFDDYACALTPDEAARLAAFMYCGVMLCEPAVFELMPATPAPFSLMADLFAPMVAQGLPLFGYLHRGYFRTVDDLASLERLRAEFAASLPRLPFL; encoded by the coding sequence ATGAAGGCGCTGGTGCTCTCTGCGGGCAAGGGCGAGCGGCTGATGCCGCTGACGGCGACGGTACCCAAGCCGATCGTCGAGGTCGGCGGTCGCCCGCTTATCCACTATCCACTGAGGATGCTGGCGCAGGCGGGTGTGTGCGAGGTCGCGATCAACGTCCATCATCTGGCCGCGGCGGTCGAAACCGCGCTCGGACGCGGCGACGCGCTGGGCCTGCGGATAACTTACGCGCCCGAAACCGCGCTGCTCGGCACCGGCGGGCCGCTGGTCGGCTTACGCGCATTTTTCGGCAGCGAAACCTTCGCGGTGCTCAACTGCGACACCATCATCGACCTCGACCTGCGCGCGCTGGCCGACTTCCATCGCGAGCGCGGCGGGCTCGCCACAATGGTCCTGCGCGAGCCGGACAATCCCGACGCCTACAGCAAAATCGAAATCAATTCGGAGGCGCGGATTCGCCGGATGCGGCTGTTGCGCGGGCACGCGCCCGCCGACTTCGACGATTATGCGTGCGCGCTCACCCCAGACGAAGCGGCGCGGCTTGCGGCGTTCATGTACTGCGGGGTGATGCTATGCGAGCCGGCGGTGTTCGAGTTGATGCCCGCAACGCCGGCGCCGTTCAGCCTGATGGCGGACCTGTTCGCGCCGATGGTTGCGCAGGGGCTGCCGCTGTTCGGCTACCTGCATCGCGGATACTTCCGCACCGTCGATGACCTCGCAAGCCTCGAGCGGCTGCGCGCCGAGTTCGCCGCCTCCCTTCCGCGCCTGCCGTTCCTGTAA
- a CDS encoding PKD domain-containing protein, giving the protein MNSEPSEPGHLELPQLPSITMTAVPSYGPEPLTVGFFANGIDPAGQGFVSYLWTFGDGQVSMAPPMMFFHTYSKPGTYIATVTATTADGRTATSYVGITVRPRTD; this is encoded by the coding sequence ATGAACAGCGAACCTTCCGAGCCCGGGCACCTCGAGCTGCCGCAATTGCCGTCGATCACGATGACCGCGGTGCCGAGCTACGGGCCCGAGCCGTTGACCGTGGGCTTTTTCGCCAACGGCATCGATCCCGCGGGCCAGGGCTTCGTCTCCTATCTGTGGACCTTCGGCGACGGACAGGTATCGATGGCGCCGCCGATGATGTTTTTCCACACCTACAGCAAACCCGGCACCTATATCGCCACCGTCACTGCGACCACCGCCGACGGGCGCACCGCGACCTCCTACGTCGGGATCACGGTGCGGCCGCGCACGGATTGA
- a CDS encoding ABC-F family ATP-binding cassette domain-containing protein, translating into MEGFGRAADPPEQPTVAVRFPMLALDNLSKFYGSRAIFDGVSWSMADDARVGLVGLNGAGKTTLLRLIAGVIEPDGGRIIRPQRTTVGYLAQDAPEMGGRALLEETLSALAEMQALDRRRVELEELLAREHAGPAHDAALAELGDVLSELERHGFYEAESRATAVLFGLGFREADLARDVAEFSGGIRMRVALAKLLVSRPEFLMLDEPTNHLDIEARNWLEDYLAGYPGGIILVSHDRYFLDRVTTRTVEVANGRIVEYQGGYSAYLVERERRNTAELEAYEKQRAEIEHIEAFISRFRYQASKAKLVQSRIKQLEKIERLAPPPGLEKPPAISFPRCERGARRVFELRGAVKRYGELTVYDGVDLVIERGARVALVGPNGAGKSTMMKLLAGVEPMSAGTRAVGAGVEIGYFAQDLADSLDYSNSVLKELSDAAQGMTTGEIRGLLGAMLFSGDDALKPVGVLSGGERARLALAKVLARRNNCLLLDEPTNNLDIVAKDTLLEALRRFPGTVVIVSHDRYLLNELAQEVIEVGQGHAIRYLGNYDDYLAKKAALEEAAARSNGKAAASLGPAVAATRDAKTTLRDPDGARAATGSNGAKPGPPREDSPAARAAELKLRRERERLARRRETLEAEIARKESERAVLGEQMNDPNFYLTRSDANDLIAAYDRLGREIERLYEELLGLDNRAAAIS; encoded by the coding sequence ATGGAGGGATTCGGACGCGCGGCCGACCCACCCGAACAACCGACCGTCGCGGTTCGATTCCCGATGCTGGCGCTCGACAACCTCTCGAAGTTCTACGGCAGCCGCGCGATTTTCGACGGCGTGAGCTGGTCGATGGCCGACGACGCGCGGGTGGGCCTCGTCGGGCTGAACGGAGCGGGCAAGACCACGCTGCTGCGCCTGATCGCCGGAGTGATCGAGCCTGACGGCGGACGAATCATCCGCCCACAGCGCACCACAGTCGGCTACCTCGCCCAAGATGCGCCCGAGATGGGTGGGCGGGCGTTGCTCGAAGAGACACTCAGCGCCCTGGCCGAGATGCAGGCGCTCGACCGGCGCCGAGTCGAACTCGAAGAGCTCCTTGCGCGCGAGCACGCGGGCCCCGCCCATGACGCCGCGCTCGCCGAACTGGGCGACGTGCTCAGCGAACTGGAGCGCCACGGCTTTTACGAAGCCGAGAGCCGCGCCACCGCGGTGCTCTTTGGCTTGGGCTTCCGCGAAGCCGATCTCGCGCGCGACGTCGCCGAATTCTCCGGCGGCATCCGGATGCGGGTGGCGCTGGCGAAGCTGCTGGTCAGTCGGCCGGAGTTCCTGATGCTCGACGAGCCGACCAACCATCTCGACATCGAAGCGCGCAACTGGCTGGAAGACTACCTGGCAGGCTATCCGGGCGGGATAATCCTCGTCTCGCACGACCGCTACTTCCTCGACCGGGTGACCACGCGCACGGTCGAGGTTGCCAACGGTCGGATCGTCGAATACCAGGGCGGCTACTCCGCCTACCTGGTCGAGCGCGAGCGACGGAATACGGCGGAGCTCGAAGCCTACGAAAAGCAGCGCGCCGAGATCGAGCACATCGAGGCCTTCATCAGCCGCTTCCGCTACCAGGCGAGCAAGGCCAAGCTGGTGCAGAGCCGGATAAAACAGCTTGAGAAGATCGAGCGGCTGGCGCCGCCGCCCGGCCTCGAAAAGCCGCCCGCAATAAGCTTTCCGCGATGCGAGCGCGGCGCGCGGCGGGTCTTCGAGCTGCGCGGCGCGGTCAAACGCTACGGCGAGCTTACGGTTTATGACGGCGTTGACCTGGTGATCGAACGCGGCGCGCGTGTTGCGCTGGTCGGCCCCAACGGCGCGGGCAAATCGACGATGATGAAGCTGCTCGCGGGAGTCGAGCCGATGAGCGCCGGCACCCGCGCGGTCGGCGCCGGAGTCGAGATCGGCTACTTCGCCCAGGACCTCGCCGATTCGCTCGACTACTCCAATAGTGTGCTCAAGGAACTGAGCGACGCGGCTCAGGGGATGACGACCGGCGAGATTCGCGGGCTGCTCGGCGCGATGCTGTTTTCGGGCGACGACGCGCTCAAGCCGGTGGGCGTGCTCTCGGGCGGCGAGCGCGCGCGGCTGGCGCTGGCCAAGGTCCTCGCCCGTCGCAACAACTGCCTGCTGCTCGACGAGCCGACCAATAACCTCGATATCGTGGCCAAGGACACGCTGCTCGAAGCGCTGCGCCGTTTCCCCGGCACGGTGGTGATCGTCAGTCACGACCGCTACCTGCTCAACGAGCTGGCGCAGGAGGTTATCGAGGTCGGCCAGGGGCACGCGATTCGTTACCTCGGCAACTACGACGACTACCTGGCCAAGAAGGCCGCGCTCGAAGAAGCCGCAGCACGTTCCAACGGCAAAGCCGCCGCTTCCTTGGGCCCCGCGGTCGCGGCGACGCGCGATGCGAAGACTACGCTGCGCGACCCCGACGGCGCGCGTGCGGCGACCGGCAGCAACGGCGCGAAGCCGGGGCCACCGCGCGAGGACAGCCCGGCGGCACGGGCGGCGGAACTTAAGCTGCGCCGCGAGCGCGAGCGCCTCGCCCGCCGGCGTGAGACGCTGGAAGCTGAGATCGCGCGCAAGGAGAGCGAGCGTGCGGTGTTGGGCGAGCAGATGAATGACCCCAACTTCTACCTGACGCGCTCCGACGCCAACGATCTGATCGCGGCCTACGACCGGCTCGGGCGCGAGATCGAACGCCTGTACGAAGAGCTGCTCGGCCTCGACAACCGGGCGGCTGCAATTTCCTAG
- a CDS encoding carbonic anhydrase — translation MVTSAIVTPPGVAAALAVLVLMVTSTTSSARSADTPAVSPKIALARLMSGNQRFEEGTTRHPGQDPARRVALAASQSPFAVILACSDSRVTPEIVFDQGLGDLFVIRVAGNTLTRAGLESIDYAVEHLGSSLIVVMGHDSCGAVTGAVRECPRADEKSAAGLPEIFSNICPAVKRARKASGDVVSDAIDLNVADQVAALKRAPRFAQRVKDGRLMIVGARYELHTGRVRILPAND, via the coding sequence ATGGTGACCTCTGCGATCGTGACCCCACCAGGCGTCGCGGCAGCGCTGGCGGTACTTGTGCTCATGGTGACGTCGACCACAAGCTCGGCGCGCAGTGCCGATACGCCGGCGGTTAGCCCGAAAATCGCGCTGGCGCGCCTGATGTCGGGCAACCAGCGCTTCGAGGAGGGCACGACGCGCCATCCAGGGCAGGATCCGGCGCGGCGCGTCGCGCTCGCCGCCTCACAGTCGCCGTTCGCAGTGATCCTGGCCTGTTCCGATTCACGTGTGACGCCGGAGATCGTCTTCGACCAGGGGCTGGGCGACCTCTTCGTGATACGCGTCGCCGGCAACACGCTCACCCGTGCCGGGCTCGAGAGCATCGACTACGCGGTCGAGCATCTTGGCTCGAGCCTGATCGTGGTGATGGGCCACGACAGTTGCGGCGCGGTCACAGGCGCGGTGCGGGAATGCCCGCGCGCGGATGAGAAATCGGCGGCGGGCTTGCCCGAAATTTTCAGCAACATCTGTCCGGCGGTCAAACGCGCGCGCAAGGCGAGCGGCGACGTGGTGTCCGACGCAATCGACCTCAACGTGGCCGATCAGGTCGCAGCGCTCAAGCGCGCGCCGCGGTTCGCGCAGCGGGTCAAGGACGGCCGCCTGATGATCGTCGGTGCCCGCTACGAACTGCACACCGGAAGGGTGCGAATTCTCCCGGCCAACGACTAA
- a CDS encoding phosphotransferase has product MSSAAVTSADAGAEAELRRWIDELIAARWRGARAGRVVMLKGDASNRRFWRVVLEPRPRRAPASAIAVDLGPDDLPAYVRALSLVPAPPSEPPFLNVQRFLKSIGAAVPEIYAAAAERRMLLVEDVGELSLFDAALRRLDKPAALYRAAVDELLLIHVEGTRRLDNRCIAASITYDERLFRWEMEQFLEAGAASFGRTIDAHALAPELDQLAARLGRIPRVLSHRDYHGHNLFLQSGRVRVIDFQDALLAPAAQDLAVLLTTRDTDRVIDLAAETRLLDYYMAGLTRRGAPCPEAGEFREGYRLCVLQHALKVIGRFNVLERQGKSGYAAFIPHAVGQARRMLAHHREFPRLRATFEAA; this is encoded by the coding sequence GTGTCTTCCGCTGCCGTAACGAGCGCCGACGCCGGCGCAGAGGCGGAGCTTCGGCGATGGATCGACGAGCTGATCGCCGCACGATGGCGCGGCGCGCGCGCCGGGCGTGTGGTGATGCTCAAGGGCGACGCCTCGAATCGGCGCTTCTGGCGCGTCGTGCTCGAGCCGCGTCCACGCCGCGCGCCGGCGTCGGCGATCGCGGTTGACCTCGGCCCCGACGACCTGCCGGCGTACGTGCGTGCGCTTAGCCTCGTTCCCGCGCCGCCGTCCGAACCACCCTTCCTCAACGTGCAGCGCTTTCTCAAATCGATCGGCGCTGCCGTGCCTGAAATTTATGCGGCCGCAGCTGAGCGCCGAATGCTGCTGGTCGAGGACGTGGGCGAGCTTTCGCTCTTCGACGCCGCCCTCCGGCGGCTCGACAAGCCGGCCGCGCTCTATCGCGCAGCGGTGGACGAACTCCTGCTGATCCACGTCGAGGGCACGCGCCGGCTCGACAATCGATGTATCGCAGCGTCGATCACCTACGACGAGCGGCTGTTCCGCTGGGAGATGGAACAATTTCTTGAGGCCGGCGCGGCAAGCTTCGGCAGGACGATCGACGCACACGCGCTGGCTCCCGAACTCGACCAACTGGCCGCACGGCTCGGCCGCATTCCGCGCGTGCTGTCGCATCGCGACTACCACGGCCACAATCTCTTTTTGCAGAGCGGCCGCGTCCGCGTGATCGACTTCCAGGACGCACTGCTCGCGCCGGCGGCGCAGGATCTCGCGGTGCTGCTGACCACGCGCGACACCGATCGCGTTATCGATCTAGCGGCCGAAACCCGCCTGCTCGACTACTACATGGCGGGCCTGACCCGGCGCGGAGCGCCCTGCCCCGAGGCCGGCGAGTTCCGCGAAGGCTATCGGCTGTGCGTGCTTCAGCATGCGCTCAAGGTGATCGGCCGCTTCAACGTACTCGAACGCCAGGGCAAGAGCGGATACGCGGCCTTTATTCCGCATGCGGTCGGACAGGCGCGCCGAATGCTGGCGCACCATCGCGAGTTTCCCCGCCTGCGTGCCACGTTCGAAGCCGCGTAG